Within the Corynebacterium tuberculostearicum genome, the region GCGCCCACGAATCCGCCCGCACCCCACAAGAGGAGTCCTAGCCATGCAGACACTCAAGACCTTTAATCTCAACGCCACCAAGGCGCTCATCGTCATAAGCATCATCGTCGTGTTGCTGTGGGCCCTGCCCTACTTATTGAGGAATGACTCCTCGGCAGTGGGTCCAGCAGGGTTTTACTGGGACTTTGTAGCGATCCTTCTCTGGGGAATCTACTGCGCTTTCGCTGCAACCGAGTATCGTGCTTTGCGCGGTTTAGGAATAAGACCTCGCAAATGGCTCGCCAGCATGCATGCAACATTGTGGTTAGGCTCACTTAGTTTCGGTGCTGTAGCCTGGGCTATCTATTACATCGCACGGCAGGGCGGGGACGATATTTTTCCTTCCTGGGTTGTTACCTCCAGCGTATTCGGCACACGTCCCATTCTTAGCTACATAGCCACGTACGGCAGCTTCGCCTGCGGTCACCTGCTGGTCGGATATATTGGCGCGCTCATAGGGTCGGTGGTAAGTAGCGCCAATCAAAGCTCCCTCCTAGCGCGGATTCTGTTCATCATCGGCATTATTGTGGGCCTTGCTCTAGCAAATGGTCTCCTGATTACCCTTATCGAGGCTTTCGGGGAAATGAGAATTGGCGCCCCCTGGCCCGGCCTATTCTTCTTCACGGGCTTAAGCATCGTCATTTGCTCGGCTGGCATCCACTTCATTGCGCGGCGCATCCAGCCTTAACCTGCCCCGGTGTTAAATGCACCGATTCCCCCGCCTCCAAGAAGACTGCAGTCTCTGGAGCCGGGGAAATTCTTGTCATACGCTGCCTCTGTGCTTGAGGCGGAGACGGTGTGGTTTACTCCAGATCGTCGTGGGCAACGAGGCGTCGCGCAGCCTCGGTGATGGTGCCCGACAGGGACGGGTATACGGCGAAGGAGTCGGCCAGCTGGTTCACTGTGAGCTGGTTGGTTACGGCCATGGCGATAGGCAGGATGAGCTCGGAGGCGGTCGGCGCGACGATGACGCCGCCAATAACTCGTCCGGAGGTGGCGCGGCAGAAGAGCTTGACAAAGCCGTGCTGCAGCGAGCGCATCTTCGCACGCGGGTTGGTGTTCAGCGGCATGGTGATGGTGCGGGCGGCGACCTCACCGGCCTCGATTTCTGCCTGGGTAAAGCCTACGGCTGCGATCTCTGGGCGCGTGAAGACGGCGTTGGCCACGGTCTTCAGGCGCAGCGGGGACACGCCCTCACCCAAGGCGTGGTACATGGCCACGCGGCCCTGCATTGCGGCGACGGAAGCCAGCGGGAAAAGGTCGGAGCAGTCGCCCGCGGCGTAGATGCCGGCGATATTGGTGCGGGAGACGCGGTCGACCTGAATGTGGCCGGACTTGGCGGTTTCTACGCCGACATTCTCCAGCTTGAGGTCCTGGGTATTCGGGATGGAGCCGATGGACATAATGACGTGGGAGCCGGTGATTTCGCGGCCGTCCTGCGTGGTGACCAGGACGTTGCCGTCCTCGGTGCGGTTAACGGTTTCCACGCGGCAATTCTTTTCCAGTTCCACACCGCGCTCGCTCAGCACGGTCTCGAGGACGTCGGCCGCGTCGGCGTCGTCATGCGGCAAGATGCGGTCACGGGAGGCAACCATGGTGACCTTCACGCCCAGCTCAGCGAAGGCGGAGACGAACTCGGCGCCGGTCACGCCAGAGCCGACGACGATGAGGTGCTCAGGAAGCTCGGTGAGGTTGTATACCTGCTGCCAGGTGAGGATGCGCTCGCCGTCTGGCTGCGCGCCCGGCAGAATGCGTGGGGTCGCGCCGGTAGCTACCAGGACGAGGTCAGCGTCGATGGTTTCCTCGTGGCCGTCCTCGTTAAATACGGCGGTAACCTTGTGGCCGCCGAAGGCATCGGCTTCCTGATCCTCTGGGAAGTAACCACGGCCATCGATAACGCGAGCGCCTAGGGATTCCACCGTGGCGCGGATATCGGAGGACTGGTTGCTTGCCAGGTCCAGCACACGCTTATTTAGCGCGGTGAGCGATAGGTCGGCTTGGCCAATGCCCTCGTTGAGCTTCATATCCTCGGCGCGGCGCAGGTCGGTCTTAATATTGGCGCCGGCGATAAAGGACTTGGAAGGAACGCAGTCCAAGATAACGCTATTACCGCCCATGCCTTGGTCTTCAATAATGGTGATTTCTGCACCATATTTGGCGCCTGCCAACGCGGCCTCATAGCCTGCTGGGCCACCGCCGATGATGACGATTCGCTTGGTCTGGTTCAACACGCACTTGCTCCTTTATCGGCTCCACTTTAAAAGTCGCCTACGAGTTTAACGTGTAGAACCTTTCAGCGCGTTAGTCTGTCTCCGCGTTCTCCCCTATGAACTGCTCAACCACGGCGCCGAAGAGTTTGATGCCCACGCCTATGGCCCGCTCGTCGACGATAAGATCGCCCATGTGCAGGTCATGCTGCTCGCCTTCGCCGGACCAGCAGCCAAGCCGCGCCATGGAACCGGGGACCTTTTCTAGGTACCAAGAAAAGTCCTCGCCGCCGGAGGACTGCGGGGCCTGTACGACGGCCTGCGGGTCGATGGATTGGGCGGCGGAGGCAAGCAGGGCGGTGGCGACGTCGTCGTTAAGCACCGGCGGAACACCCCGGTTATAGGTCAGCTCGTGCTCTACGCCTACCGGCGCAAGGATTTGATCCACCAGCTCGGTAAAGAGGCTTTGCATATCGCGCCAGATGCCAATATCGGCCGTGCGCATGGTGCCGGTTAGGCTGCCAGTCTCCGGAATGGCATTGGGCGCATAGCCAGAATTGACCTGGCCAAAGACCAAAACGGTGCCGGTACGCGGGTCAACGCGGCGCGAGAGCAGCGCGGGCAGTTCGGTAATGACCTTTCCTAGGGCATACACAACGTCGGCCGACAGGTGCGGCCGGGAGGTATGCCCGCCTGGGCCCTTGATATTGAGCTCCACCACGTCGGTAGCAGAAGTGATAGCCCCGGCGCGGATACCGATGCGCCCCACGCGCAGCTTGGGCTCGGCGTGGATGGCAAAAATGGAATGCACACCTTCCAGCGCGCCCCATTCGATAACGTCGGTTGCGCCGCCGACCCATACTTCCTCGGCCGGTTGGAAGATGACTCGAATACCCAGCGGCAGGTCGTGGACGCGCTGAAAATCCGCCAATGCGCAGGCCAGGCCCAGCGCCACGGTCGTATGCACATCGTGGCCGCAAGCAT harbors:
- a CDS encoding transglycosylase, which produces MQTLKTFNLNATKALIVISIIVVLLWALPYLLRNDSSAVGPAGFYWDFVAILLWGIYCAFAATEYRALRGLGIRPRKWLASMHATLWLGSLSFGAVAWAIYYIARQGGDDIFPSWVVTSSVFGTRPILSYIATYGSFACGHLLVGYIGALIGSVVSSANQSSLLARILFIIGIIVGLALANGLLITLIEAFGEMRIGAPWPGLFFFTGLSIVICSAGIHFIARRIQP
- a CDS encoding NAD(P)H-quinone dehydrogenase, giving the protein MLNQTKRIVIIGGGPAGYEAALAGAKYGAEITIIEDQGMGGNSVILDCVPSKSFIAGANIKTDLRRAEDMKLNEGIGQADLSLTALNKRVLDLASNQSSDIRATVESLGARVIDGRGYFPEDQEADAFGGHKVTAVFNEDGHEETIDADLVLVATGATPRILPGAQPDGERILTWQQVYNLTELPEHLIVVGSGVTGAEFVSAFAELGVKVTMVASRDRILPHDDADAADVLETVLSERGVELEKNCRVETVNRTEDGNVLVTTQDGREITGSHVIMSIGSIPNTQDLKLENVGVETAKSGHIQVDRVSRTNIAGIYAAGDCSDLFPLASVAAMQGRVAMYHALGEGVSPLRLKTVANAVFTRPEIAAVGFTQAEIEAGEVAARTITMPLNTNPRAKMRSLQHGFVKLFCRATSGRVIGGVIVAPTASELILPIAMAVTNQLTVNQLADSFAVYPSLSGTITEAARRLVAHDDLE
- a CDS encoding M20 family metallopeptidase, encoding MISEFINEWFNAHRAEVIAWRRHIHRHPETANQEVETTNFLATVLQDYGLEPQRFPQTGLMVDIGPDTELGRLAFRADIDALPVTEVTGLEYTSEVPGKMHACGHDVHTTVALGLACALADFQRVHDLPLGIRVIFQPAEEVWVGGATDVIEWGALEGVHSIFAIHAEPKLRVGRIGIRAGAITSATDVVELNIKGPGGHTSRPHLSADVVYALGKVITELPALLSRRVDPRTGTVLVFGQVNSGYAPNAIPETGSLTGTMRTADIGIWRDMQSLFTELVDQILAPVGVEHELTYNRGVPPVLNDDVATALLASAAQSIDPQAVVQAPQSSGGEDFSWYLEKVPGSMARLGCWSGEGEQHDLHMGDLIVDERAIGVGIKLFGAVVEQFIGENAETD